In Malassezia vespertilionis chromosome 8, complete sequence, a genomic segment contains:
- a CDS encoding uncharacterized protein (COG:U; BUSCO:EOG09265B1X; EggNog:ENOG503NX5T) translates to MASDPYGAFARDIQARLRTARELESGAERDPSQYTDLRATLTTLRQDISDLRQTVRAVEQSGPARFGLDEKELALRRVFVDTSEREVARMERAFREQDTYADTQPSTSLAWEKEQQQRLLSGQNRALDTMGTSLHTLRSQAELIGTETGEQLGLLQDLDTRVEHTQSQLEQAVRRMDRFVARVDARMHGWCVWLLIAVRGMYLTLRFCFCFC, encoded by the coding sequence ATGGCGTCGGATCCGtacggcgcgtttgcgcggGATATTCAGGCGCgactgcgcacggcgcgggAGCTGGAGAGCGGTGCTGAGCGTGATCCAAGTCAATATAcggatttgcgcgcgacgctgacCACGCTGCGGCAAGACATTAGTGATCTACGGCAAACGGTGCGCGCGGTCGAACAAAGCGgtccggcgcgctttggcttggacgaaaaagagcttgcgcttcggcgcgtGTTTGTGGATACCAGTGAGCGTGAGGTGGCGCGCATGGAGCGTGCGTTTCGCGAGCAGGACACGTATGCGGATACGCAGCCGTCGACGTCGCTGGCGTGGGAAAaagagcagcagcagcgcttgcttTCTGGGCAGAACAGGGCGCTGGACACGATGGGCACGTCGCTGCATACACTGCGATCACAGGCAGAGCTCATTGGGACAGAGACGGGTGAGCAGCTGGGTCTGCTCCAGGACCTCGATAcacgcgtcgagcacaCGCAGtcgcagctcgagcaggccgtgcggcgcatggaccGTTTTGTCGCACGCGtcgatgcacgcatgcACGGATGGTGTGTGTGGCTACTGATTGCGGTACGTGGCATGTATCTGACACTCAGGTTTTGCTTTTGCTTCTGCTAG
- a CDS encoding uncharacterized protein (TransMembrane:12 (i626-650o662-683i704-727o739-757i769-789o885-902i1309-1330o1342-1362i1383-1408o1428-1448i1455-1474o1591-1612i); COG:Q; EggNog:ENOG503NTZE): protein MPSAPNGLGLDPSLEIFSDALGTQPQDRRDSDAIPMVPLSFHPQNGATHEKRVSNRSSTLSSYYNFDEFYDVEPYGDENHSRAYLEPSHTYNSSPAAYHDQRIANLGTPREYYGSSRKMHGISDEATHTPHTAARKRRARKSVPIDSLDPTGVQELSRRLSRRTQMDGPNPAHRSITIEPIASDEKENSETFESSTVDPFDENNKFDLGRLLREAYAESDRRGNMRRIMGIAFRDFGVTGFGSGAELNQTFGSVMLSPLRIVSSIRSMFHRVVKHIIRDSEGCVKPGEMLLVLGRPGSGCTTMLKALCSYRDGFRSIDGTVLYEGLDHKSIDGPLRGDVVYSPEDDIHFPTLTVGQTLAFATATRAPSTKYRMTLTDDQGRKEYIELTREVLATILGLRHTYNTKVGNDMVRGVSGGERKRVSIAETLAARAKIVMFDNSSRGLDSSTALEFVTALRVSTNISMSTTVASIYQAGENITQLFDKVCVLNQGRMVYFGPLAYAVDHFKSIGFEPLHRQTTADFLVACTDLTGQNVNPHFEGSVPRLPDEQARAFRNSPVGRANHAEVENYIAVMMSRQTKQNADFYVDLARDERAKHSRKGSKYLISWPMQVRLALKRRAQIAWGDMPTHLTVILAALFQSIIIGSVFYQMPHNSSGFFSRGGVLFFSLLYNSFTGMSEISLGYEQRPIVIRQKRFAMLHPSADALGNTLLDFPVRMISILIFDIVVYFMTGLSYTAEKFFTYFGVTSLVTYCMTAFFRMLAASTKSEPLATMFGGVAVLDVALYTGYMIPRKSMKPWWKWLSYCNPVAFGFEMLLANEYRGLEFACQQLVPFDKPGTSFDYDSPNNTPYRVCPIAGAEPGRATVNAERYLLDMYGFSWDNTNRNAGILIGFWIFFLICYLCASERQIDPAASGGMMLYNRATSKNLPSVREGKGLEDLETDPELRQANAAVENEVAPVAADAAPRHLQVSDSVFSWENLNFDVMIKGEPRRLLNNVSGFVAPGKMTALMGESGAGKTTLLNVLAQRSDVGVVHGDFFVNGRALPRSFQADTGYCQQQDVHLAQTTVREALQFSAMLRQPRETPKEERLAYVETVIELLEMQSFAEALVGEVSEGLSVEQRKRLTIGVELAAKPSLLLFLDEPTSGLDAQAAWSIVRFLKKLANEGQAILCTIHQPSGELFNQFDRLLLLQKGGKTVYFGDIGENSLKMLHYFEQRCGVKCDINANPAEYILDVIGAGATATTKHNWREYFLQSQEYKDLQQQLVIYRHSNTGGEQDQGARSQREYAQPFFVQLSQVTSRAFVAYWRNPLYLITKLILNVVSGLVVGSSFWKQGNEQTYIALQNRLFACFLALVASTSLSQHLQPEFIRFRSLFEVREKPSKLYTWPVMVLGAILVEIPWNFIGGTVYWIPWYYLIEFPTDSKRSAYSWGFYMLFQLYYCTFAQAMAAISANAMIASVLFSTFFAFVVVFCGVVQPPPLLPSFWRSWMYHVSPFFYFMEGMLGNAVGGVAVQCEPSEMQQLFPPPGMTCDQYLTEGGFTTAVNVSPAAQGIQQGYGYYTNGPSSSCLFCLYRYGDDYLATVLMDAGSKYRDLGIVIAFIAFNTALVFALFYLFRIRRWGSSKVKPVKSLTGEQHDESVAVPAMEAEAPTMTFSGPGMGAVGYGVDDKLHSMMPGRNKASDSTTNMLNSDSPYLHRGDPNDGSMFLSSPMQPTHWNTPKLPGSAHWATQTQSKQTPSMADSPEMGQGFPEHTLSTPATAHGHALTMPSSAGPTPLLPQSTLLPEAIPERRRSRRRRSLRVPRTANQDETTEARREPRGRYRNSSYSSRTLSGLSYYYDEYASDD from the coding sequence ATGCCGTCTGCACCCAACGGCCTTGGGCTGGACCCGTCGCTCGAGATTTTCTCGGATGCACTAGGCACCCAGCCGCAGGACAGGCGAGATTCCGACGCCATCCCCATGGTGCCGCTCTCCTTCCACCCACAGAACGGCGCGACACACGAAAAACGTGTCAGCAACCGCTCATCCACGCTCTCTTCGTACTACAATTTCGATGAATTTTACGACGTAGAGCCGTACGGAGATGAGAATCACTCGCGGGCGTACTTGGAGCCATCGCACACATACAACTCGTCGCCCGCTGCGTACCACGACCAGCGCATTGCAAATTTGGgtacgccgcgcgagtACTACggctcctcgcgcaagatgcaTGGGATAAGCGACGAGGCGACACATACTCCCCATACCGCTGCTCGGAAGCGGCGGGCTCGCAAGTCTGTCCCGATCGACTCGCTTGATCCCACCGGCGTACAGGAGCTCAGTCGCCGCctttcgcgccgcacgcaaaTGGACGGCCCGAACCCGGCACACCGCTCGATCACCATTGAGCCCATTGCCAGCGACGAAAAGGAGAATTCCGAGACGTTTGAGTCGTCCACTGTCGATCCGTTTGACGAGAACAACAAGTTTGATCTTGGGCGCCTCCTCCGCGAGGCATACGCCGAGTCGGACCGCCGCGGCAATATGCGCCGCATTATGGGCATTGCATTCCGCGACTTTGGCGTCACTGGATTCGGTagcggcgccgagctgaACCAGACATTCGGCAGTGTGATGCTGTCGCCATTGCGTATTGTCTCCAGTATCCGGTCCATGTTTCATCGTGTCGTAAAACACATCATCCGCGACTCGGAAGGCTGCGTCAAGCCCGGCGAGATGCTTTTGGTTCTGGGCCGTCCCGGAAGTGGGTGCACCACCATGCTTAAAGCCCTCTGTTCTTACCGGGATGGCTTCCGCAGTATCGATGGCACGGTGCTTTACGAAGGTCTCGACCATAAAAGCATCGACGGCCctttgcgcggcgacgtTGTCTACTCACCCGAAGACGACATCCATTTCCCCACACTTACCGTAGGCCAGACACTCGCGTTTGCCACAgcgacacgcgcgccgagcaccaAATACCGCATGACGCTGACCGACGACCAAGGCCGCAAAGAGTACATTGAACTGACGCGCGAAGTGCTTGCGACGATTCTTGGTCTGCGCCACACGTACAACACCAAGGTCGGCAACGACATGGTCCGCGGTGTTTCCGGCGGtgagcgcaagcgtgtgAGTATTGCAGAGACActggcagcgcgcgccaagattGTCATGTTTGACAACTCCTCGCGTGGTCTCGACTCTTCGACTGCGCTCGAGTTTGTCACTGCCCTGCGCGTTTCCACCAACATCTCTATGAGCACGACCGTCGCGAGTATTTACCAGGCCGGCGAGAATATCACTCAGCTGTTTGACAAGGTATGCGTGCTTAACCAGGGACGCATGGTCTACTTTGGTCCTCTGGCCTACGCTGTAGACCACTTCAAGTCGATTGGCTTTGAGCCCCTCCACCGCCAGACCACGGCTGATTTCCTCGTTGCCTGCACCGACCTGACAGGACAGAATGTTAACCCACACTTTGAAGGCAGCGTACCGCGTCTCCCCGACGAACAGGCGAGAGCATTCCGCAACTCTCCTGTGGGCCGCGCAAACCACGCCGAAGTGGAAAACTACATTGCAGTGATGATGTCACGCCAAACGAAACAGAACGCCGACTTCTACGTCGACTTGGCCCGCGACGAACGTGCAAAGCATTCACGCAAAGGCAGCAAATACCTGATTTCATGGCCGATGCAAGTACGCCTTGCActcaagcgccgcgcccaaaTTGCCTGGGGTGATATGCCGACGCATCTCACCGTCattcttgccgcgctcttccAGTCCATCATCATTGGCTCCGTGTTTTACCAAATGCCCCACAACTCGTCTGGTTTCTTCTCGCGCGGTGGTGTACTTTTCTTCTCATTGCTGTACAACAGTTTCACAGGCATGTCGGAGATTTCGCTCGGGTACGAACAGCGCCCGATTGTTATCCGCCAAAAGCGCTTCGCCATGCTTCATCCCTCTGCAGACGCACTTGGAAACACACTGCTGGATTTCCCTGTGCGCATGATTTCCATTCTCATCTTTGACATCGTTGTCTACTTTATGACGGGACTGAGCTACACGGCGGAAAAGTTCTTTACCTACTTTGGCGTCACATCGCTGGTCACGTACTGTATGACGGCATTCTTCCGCATGCTTGCTGCCTCCACGAAATCCGAGCCGCTCGCGACCATGTTTGGCGGTGTCGCTGTGCTGGACGTGGCGCTCTACACGGGTTATATGATCCCGCGCAAGTCGATGAAACCCTGGTGGAAATGGCTGAGCTACTGCAACCCCGTCGCGTTTGGTTTCGAGATGCTTCTTGCTAACGAGTACCGCGGCCTCGAATTCGCCTGCCAGCAGCTGGTGCCTTTTGACAAGCCCGGCACGAGCTTCGATTACGACAGTCCCAACAACACGCCGTACCGCGTCTGTCCCATTGCCGGTGCTGAGCCCGGCAGGGCCACGGTGAATGCCGAGCGATACTTGTTGGATATGTACGGATTTAGCTGGGACAATACCAACCGCAACGCTGGCATTCTGATTGGGTTCTGGATCTTTTTCCTCATTTGTTACTTGTGCGCGTCCGAGCGCCAAATCGATCCCGCAGCGTCGGGCGGCATGATGCTCTACAACCGTGCCACCTCGAAAAATCTcccgagcgtgcgcgaaggCAAGGGCCTGGAGGACCTGGAAACTGATCCGGAACTGCGCCAAGCCAATGCGGCCGTCGAGAATGAAGTCGCGCCTGTTGCCGCCGACGCGGCACCGCGTCATTTGCAAGTCTCTGATTCAGTGTTTAGCTGGGAGAATCTCAACTTTGACGTGATGATCAAGggcgagccgcgccgcctgctCAACAATGTATCGGGCTTTGTCGCTCCCGGAAAAATGACGGCATTGATGGGCGAGAGCGGTGCCGGGAAAACGACATTGCTGAACGtcttggcgcagcgctcagACGTTGGCGTTGTCCACGGCGACTTTTTCGTGAATGGacgcgcactgccgcgctcTTTCCAGGCGGATACTGGCTACTGCCAGCAGCAGGATGTGCATCTTGCACAAACCaccgtgcgcgaagcgcttcaGTTTTCTGCGATGCTCCGCCAGCCGCGCGAGACGCCGAAGGAAGAGCGACTTGCGTACGTCGAGACGGTGATTGAGCTGCTTGAGATGCAGtcgtttgccgaggcgctcgtcggTGAAGTCTCGGAGGGTCTGAgtgtcgagcagcgcaagcgcttgacgatcggcgtcgagcttgccgcgaAGCCAAGCTTGCTTCTTTTCCTCGACGAGCCCACGTCGGGCTTGgatgcacaagcggcgtgGTCGATCGTGCGTTTCCTTAAGAAGCTTGCGAACGAAGGCCAAGCCATTCTCTGCACGATTCACCAACCGAGCGGTGAATTATTCAACCAATTTGACCGCTTGTTGCTGCTGCAGAAAGGCGGCAAGACGGTCTACTTTGGCGACATTGGCGAGAACTCGCTGAAGATGCTGCACTACTTTGAGCAGCGTTGCGGCGTCAAGTGCGACATTAATGCGAACCCCGCCGAATACATTCTGGATGTCATTGGTGCCGGCGCCACTGCCACCACCAAGCATAACTGGCGCGAGTACTTTTTGCAAAGCCAAGAGTACAAGGatttgcagcagcagcttgtgATTTACCGCCACTCGAACACGGGCGGCGAGCAGGACCAAGGAGCGCGCTCCCAGCGTGAATATGCACAGCCCTTCTTTGTCCAGCTTTCGCAGGTGACGAGCCGTGCTTTTGTTGCCTACTGGCGCAATCCACTTTACCTTATTACCAAGTTGATTCTCAACGTCGTCTCTGGGCTCGTCGTCGGCTCCAGTTTCTGGAAGCAAGGCAATGAACAGACCtacattgcgctgcagaaccGCTTGTTTGCATgtttccttgcgcttgtcgcttCTACCTCTCTTTCACAGCACCTGCAACCCGAGTTTATTCGATTCCGCTCGCTCTTTGAGGTGCGCGAGAAGCCTTCCAAGCTGTACACCTGGCCAGTCATGGTCCTCGGCGCAATCCTCGTCGAGATCCCGTGGAACTTTATCGGCGGCACGGTGTACTGGATCCCGTGGTACTACTTAATCGAGTTTCCCACCGACTCGAAGCGCTCGGCGTACAGCTGGGGCTTCTACATGCTTTTCCAGCTCTACTATTGCACCTTTGCACAGGCCATGGCAGCGATCAGTGCGAATGCCATGATTGCCTCGGTGCTCTTTTCGACCTTCTTTGCATTTGTCGTTGTGTTTTGCGGTGTGGtgcagccgccgccatTGCTCCCGTCGTTTTGGCGTTCTTGGATGTACCACGTGAGTCCTTTCTTCTACTTTATGGAAGGCATGCTTGGAAACGCAGTTGGTGGCGTCGCCGTCCAGTGCGAGCCCTCCGAGATGCAGCAGCTCTTTCCTCCTCCGGGCATGACGTGCGATCAGTACTTGACCGAGGGTGGGTTTACCACCGCCGTGAATGTGAGCCctgccgcgcaaggcatCCAGCAAGGCTATGGCTACTACACCAACGgcccgagcagctcgtgcCTCTTTTGCCTTTACCGCTACGGCGACGACTATCTCGCCACGGTGCTTATGGACGCGGGGTCAAAGTACCGCGACCTGGGCATTGTCATTGCCTTTATTGCTTTCAACACTGCCCTCGTGTTTGCCCTCTTTTACCTGTTCCGTATCCGCCGCTGGGGCAGCAGCAAGGTCAAGCCCGTCAAGTCGCTCACcggcgagcagcacgaCGAGTCTGTTGCAGTGCCGGCCATGGAAGCCGAGGCACCGACAATGACCTTTAGTGGCCCGGGCATGGGCGCGGTTGGATACGGCGTTGACGACAAGCTTCATTCTATGATGCCGGGGCGCAACAAAGCCTCTGATTCCACAACCAACATGCTCAACTCCGATTCCCCATATCTGCACCGCGGCGATCCCAACGACGGCTCCATGTTCCTTTCTTCCCCCATGCAGCCTACGCACTGGAACACGCCCAAGCTGCCGggctcggcgcactggGCCACGCAGACACAGTCAAAGCAAACTCCCTCCATGGCGGATTCGCCCGAAATGGGCCAGGGTTTCCCAGAACACACGCTCAGCACCCCAGCCACTGCACACGGCCATGCACTGACCATGCCGTCCTCGGCAGGGCCCACTCCCCTTTTGCCACAGAGCACCCTGCTACCGGAGGCGATTccggagcggcgcagaagccgacggcgccgaagcttgcgcgtgcctcGCACAGCGAACCAAGACGAAACCACGGAAGCACGTCGCGAACCGCGCGGGCGCTACCGAAACTCGTCTTattcctcgcgcacgctgtCCGGCCTGTCGTATTACTATGACGAGTATGCATCGGATGATTAA